One segment of Cytophagales bacterium DNA contains the following:
- a CDS encoding cytochrome c, translating into MFKIPISVITVILLIGLHFKANAQDEGEQFFNTICIACHTIGDGKLLGPDLENVHKRHSEEWMIKFIRSSQMMIKEGDEKAVKLFNENNMIVMPDNAFTDEQIKSIIAYIKSKSGVEETAKGEETKTTTIIDQQKQAPSSVTASKTQIQTTDSKPVTISYETGEQLFDQNCTACHAIGKGTLVGPDLKGINSKHQEEWLLKFIKSSQTMIQSGDGEAMAVYKQFNEIVMPDQTLTNDEIRAILIYISNYKETASIETTEIKTKGLADPSLDEKKQGGSDLKAFLANPVIVIVLISILLVIIARLSYTLILLLRMLKR; encoded by the coding sequence GTGTTTAAAATTCCCATATCTGTTATAACAGTTATTTTATTGATCGGCCTGCATTTTAAGGCAAATGCTCAGGATGAAGGTGAACAGTTTTTTAATACGATCTGTATTGCCTGCCATACCATTGGAGACGGCAAATTGTTGGGACCAGATCTGGAAAATGTACACAAAAGACACAGCGAGGAATGGATGATAAAATTCATTAGATCATCACAAATGATGATAAAAGAGGGTGATGAAAAAGCAGTGAAGTTGTTTAATGAAAACAATATGATTGTCATGCCTGACAATGCATTCACCGATGAACAGATAAAATCTATTATTGCCTATATCAAATCAAAAAGCGGTGTTGAGGAAACCGCCAAAGGTGAAGAAACCAAAACAACTACAATAATAGACCAGCAAAAACAAGCGCCATCTTCAGTTACTGCTTCAAAAACACAGATTCAAACCACTGATTCCAAACCAGTAACCATTTCTTATGAGACAGGGGAACAGCTTTTTGATCAAAATTGTACCGCTTGCCATGCTATTGGAAAAGGTACATTAGTAGGGCCGGATTTAAAAGGTATTAATAGTAAACATCAAGAGGAATGGCTGTTAAAATTTATTAAATCATCCCAAACAATGATTCAAAGTGGTGACGGTGAAGCAATGGCTGTTTATAAACAGTTTAATGAAATTGTAATGCCCGACCAGACATTAACCAATGATGAAATTAGAGCAATTTTAATATATATTAGCAATTATAAGGAAACCGCTTCTATAGAAACAACTGAAATAAAAACTAAAGGTTTGGCAGATCCATCGCTTGATGAAAAAAAACAAGGAGGAAGTGATCTTAAGGCCTTCCTGGCGAATCCTGTTATTGTAATTGTTTTAATAAGTATTCTATTAGTGATAATTGCAAGACTTTCTTATACCTTAATTTTATTACTTAGAATGTTAAAAAGATAA
- a CDS encoding cbb3-type cytochrome c oxidase subunit I — protein sequence MIIKMKGDKAAYLFIFLALITLIMGVFIGCMAGFQYVYPDLAGQYLPFYKTRPMHVTLVITWIVLCASGGVYHYITKVTNTELYSPKLAFIHFMIFLLSGIIIFISYSLGFFGGREYLEFNPLLSIPILAGWVLFCINYFKTLTINTSLKRGVKKWPVYLWMWATGILFFIFTFLEAHLWLVPYFRDNIIRDITVQWKAYGAMIGAWNMLVYGTAIYVMHKIHHEEKLINGKLPFFLYFLGLVNLMFGWGHHTYILPSESWIRHFAYLISMTELIILGILIWNWKRSLSRAQKHLHSITYLFLFSSDFWIILNLLLAISISVPFINFYTHGTHITVAHAMGTTIGINTTILLSSVFFIISEKYSAAIQKYASIIKKGFYLFHVALLIFWLCLISGGVTRSYFMYFDTTLNFREIQLAIKPYMFAFMISGLGIFIGLLMVTVPVMIVFYKAILFKKKI from the coding sequence ATGATTATTAAAATGAAAGGAGATAAAGCAGCATATTTGTTCATCTTTCTTGCTCTTATTACGCTTATAATGGGTGTATTTATAGGATGTATGGCTGGTTTTCAGTATGTGTATCCCGATTTAGCCGGGCAATATTTACCTTTTTATAAAACCCGGCCTATGCATGTAACCTTAGTTATTACCTGGATCGTGCTATGCGCCTCAGGAGGAGTTTACCATTATATCACTAAAGTAACAAATACAGAACTTTATTCTCCAAAACTTGCCTTCATCCATTTTATGATCTTTTTGTTAAGTGGAATAATAATATTCATTAGCTACTCATTAGGATTTTTTGGCGGCAGGGAATACCTGGAATTTAACCCCCTGTTATCAATACCTATTTTGGCAGGATGGGTCCTTTTTTGTATAAATTATTTTAAAACGCTTACTATTAACACCTCATTGAAACGAGGTGTAAAAAAATGGCCGGTATATCTCTGGATGTGGGCGACAGGGATCCTGTTCTTCATTTTCACCTTCCTGGAAGCACACCTGTGGCTTGTGCCTTATTTCAGAGACAATATTATCAGGGATATCACCGTCCAATGGAAAGCCTACGGGGCAATGATAGGCGCATGGAATATGCTGGTATATGGCACTGCTATTTACGTGATGCATAAAATCCATCATGAAGAAAAATTAATTAATGGTAAACTGCCCTTTTTTCTCTATTTTCTTGGCCTGGTTAACCTCATGTTTGGCTGGGGGCATCACACCTATATTCTTCCCTCTGAATCATGGATCAGGCATTTTGCTTACTTGATCAGCATGACCGAACTGATCATATTAGGCATACTGATATGGAACTGGAAAAGATCATTGTCAAGAGCTCAAAAACATTTACACAGTATAACTTACCTGTTCCTTTTCTCTTCGGATTTCTGGATAATACTCAACCTGCTTTTAGCAATCAGCATTTCTGTACCTTTTATCAATTTTTATACGCATGGTACACATATAACAGTAGCTCATGCAATGGGCACTACCATAGGAATTAATACTACCATCCTGCTGTCAAGTGTCTTTTTTATTATATCGGAAAAGTATTCTGCGGCAATTCAAAAATATGCCTCTATTATCAAAAAAGGGTTCTACTTATTTCACGTGGCATTATTGATATTTTGGCTTTGCCTTATCTCAGGCGGGGTTACCAGGAGTTATTTTATGTATTTTGATACAACGCTTAATTTCAGGGAAATACAATTAGCCATCAAACCCTATATGTTCGCTTTTATGATCTCGGGACTGGGGATCTTTATCGGGCTATTGATGGTTACAGTCCCGGTAATGATTGTTTTTTATAAAGCAATATTATTTAAAAAGAAAATATGA